A window of Sorex araneus isolate mSorAra2 chromosome 3, mSorAra2.pri, whole genome shotgun sequence genomic DNA:
CTGTAGCTGATTCTGTCAAGTGACTTTTCAAAGCATCCCAAATAAGGATCGACTGAGGTCACCATAGGCTAATGAGTCTTCACCCAAGCTTCacttaattctttaaataaagtaGTTAGGGAATGCTCTATAATATGAAGTCTTTAAAAATACCTGGATATTCCTCTTTTCAGGAGAAATTAGGGACATTGCCTCATCCTACATTTGAGAATCTACAGAATAGAAGACTTTAAACATTTCCAGTACTTCCTGAAAACTAGTTTACTTTTCTAACTATTGTGTTGAGAACAAATTGCTGTAGTTTTTCTTAGCTAGTTTATGCATGGTTATCATAACTCAAGtaacttggagaacctggcaagctactgagagtttactgcccacatggggggagagcctggcaagctccctgtggtgtattcatatgccaaatacagtaataatgatgggtctcaaacccctgaccctgaagagcctctaatgcaatgccactgggaaggacgagtaaagagaggctgctaaaatctcaggactaggataatggagacattactgggcctgctggaacaaatcaatgatgaacaggatgacagtgacagtgacagtgatttttaacttACACATGCTGCAAAAATGGTAGTGCTTCAAATGTACACCTTTcaataaactgtattttattgcaAGATAAATCtctagaaaaaggaagaggaaaatattgtttcaattaactaccaaatatataatattagaaatatctagtagaagtcaaaataatattgaatgagtagatttgaatgttccagaacccctaaccttctttcatttctctcaaccACAAATCTTCATGAATTAATTGTATAACTACTTGGTTCTAATATTGGAGTTAAACTTTTCTTGGAGCAGAGAATTGATTaggtgatttttatgttctcaattCTACttggagttcaattttttttacctccatgtgaaattactatatttaatataatcatttcaaatattcaaatgaaCAGTCTCATGTTTATATACCTTCCTGTTTAGCTAGGCTAATAAAATGATCCTTTTTCAtataatatgaaatgaaattacACCTTTCAGACAGAACTTTGAACTAAtttagaattaaacttttttatcataatagaaattcaatttttggttctatattttctgaatattccaTGAATTCACTGCTTTCATTGTACAGGggtgaaacaaacaaaatcagagtgctcaatttttatttgactacagttgactgttttatatctattaattctccttaagttctttcacATATGACCAAGATGGGTATAACTATCTCCTAGCTCATCCCTCTTCTTCTtgcctctgttctttctttcgttcccttccttggcactgctcagggatcactcctgactgcacacacatcactctggggggctcaggggaccctgcatggtgctggggatcaaacctgggtcacccatgtgcagaagcaagccccttacccctgtcctatcattccagtcccaggcTTTCCTTTTCTGACCCACAATGCACACCATCATGTATTAACTTTCCAAATAGTTCTCAAACACCAGTctcacttgggagctgattgaagaTGCCTGTTCTCTAATCAACCTACTCCAAATCAGCTGAAGCGGGAACTGTGGTGGGGGGTTAACAGGCCCTCCAAGTGATCTACTGCAGGCCTGAGTGACCCAGCGCAGGTGGGCACAAGGGAGCTCTGCATGCTANNNNNNNNNNNNNNNNNNNNNNNNNNNNNNNNNNNNNNNNNNNNNNNNNNNNNNNNNNNNNNNNNNNNNNNNNNNNNNNNNNNNNNNNNNNNNNNNNNNNNNNNNNNNNNNNNNNNNNNNNNNNNNNNNNNNNNNNNNNNNNNNNNNNNNNNNNNNNNNNNNNNNNNNNNNNNNNNNNNNNNNNNNNNNNNNNNNNNNNNCCACTGTGACTCTGGCCCCTCCTGCAAACTCTTTGCAGCTTTGGagatttatttccacttgcttcccGAGGTTCCCCTGAGCCTCTTGGCTGGACTCTGTAAGACTCCTCATTttcggggccggagagatagtacaatgggtaaggcatttgccttgcacacagctaacccaggttcaatcccgggcatcccatacagtccccagagcactgccaggactcgtttctgagtgcagagctactagtaactccagagcactgccaggtgtgacataaaaaaaaataattaattaaattatttaaaaaagactCCTCTGCTCTCCCTCATCTAGCTTAAGTTGGTCTCTTACTGCAACCAACCCAGGGTTGCTCCACACTGTATCCAAGAAAGAACCAGAAAATCCCAGGCCCTGTGAGTCAAAGCTCGCTAGGCACTGCCAGTTCCTGCCCACTGCTTCTTCCTCTGTCGCCACATCCTTCCAGTGATGCTGCCGTCTCCCCGAGTCCTAGTTCATCTTCCTCCTCACCAGTTCCTCATCCCTCCTGCTCTGGACAGAATCTTTTTGGCACAGTTGACGGATGCGAGAAGATCAGGCACGAGCAGGtctgaaagggagagagagagagagagagagagagagagagagagagagagaccctcacACACAGCAGTTCTGTGTGTGGACACAGGAGAAGCCCCCCAGGACTGAGACAGACACTCGCTAGTTCCACTCCGGCACCCGGGATCTGAGTGACCCTGCCAGGCCGGCCTCCCTCCCGCACACAGGCCACCCAATGGTTGGGAGCCATTGCTGGTAACTGTGGGCGGGTCAGGCGGGCAGAGTGATGGCACACTGGGCCTATTGATTACCAACTTCCTGAGCAGAGTAAATGGAagttcccccactcccccaaactTCAGGGGCATCtgtcagaaaaggaaaaagccGATACAAGTAGCTGAAAGACCAAGGCAAAGACCCGCCTAAGAGGTAGGGTCTTGTGGGAAGGAGCCCAGGGACATCAGTCACCTCAGACCAGGTGCAGGAGCCACCTTGCACCTAGACTTAAAGTTTGCACTTGGCCTCTGATCTGACCCTGAGTCCAAGAGAGAACTGCCGGGTGGCTGGAGCTGAGCCTTAGGCATTGCTACTTGTTCTCCAAGCCTCCGTTTGCACCTCGGCCAAGTGGGGCTCCGCCAAGCTTCCACTCACAGGAAGCAGGAGGACTCGAGCTCTGCGGGTAACACGCTCGGGTCTGATACATTCCAGGACCGCTGGTGGCTGCAGCTCCTGCCCTATAGCCCTGTCGGCTCCTCGGAGGCTTTGGAGATGTCATGGCAAATACTCTCAATAGACTGGGCACAGGGGATCTTGTCGCCTGTCATCTGCTCTGCCCAGGCTCTCGGCGAGGTGGGAGAGAAGTCCTGTGAGGAGAGCCTGGACCCCCTCactagtccccccccccccgtcagacCTTTGCATTCCACGTGGCAAATGTTTTCTGAGTGGCTGAGGTAATCGTTGCACCAGAGGTGGCTGTTGATCTGGAAGATGCCATAGTCGTAGCTGCCATCTACGTTTTCATTTACCTTTGATACATTGAAGTAGCTTTCCACAAAAGCCAGGCAAATCCCTGCAAATGGAGGCAAGAGAGGCATGAGAGGGGCCTTgctgagggagaaagggaggtgaAGAGTGGTCTCATCATCACCCCTTTCACCCTCTGTTTCGTCTCCCCACCCGTCAGCCGCGcactctgtccatctgtccattcatgctttcttttttttttcttttttgggtcacacccggctgcaCAGGGGTGAGTACAggttcatgaactcaggaattactcctggcagtgctcgggggaccatatgggatgctgggaatcgaacccgggttggcggcatgcaaggcaaacgccctaccccctgtgctattgctccaacctccaTGCATGTTTTCTTAATCCAGTAGTCCCCTATTAgaaacctaaaaaaaagaaaaaaaaatcaccacccCCACAAAGCAAGATCAAAGCAGTGCTGTGAGACACAGATCGGGGTGAAAGGAAGAgattcccccatccccaccctgcaccccaaaAGAGCAAGGCCAAGCCTTGGCATCGGCTGTTGCCTCTGCCTGGAATTCTCTACCTCCAGACAGTGGGGGGACCAAGTACTGTACTTCAGCCCTGCCCATGTCACCTCCTCAGAGAGGTCCTCCTTGACTTCCCCCTTCCTGAACAGTGTCACCTATCATTGTCCAGCTTTCTTCTTCAGCAGAACACATAGCACCATTGATCAGGAAGGACTCATACATTTATGAGTTTATGGTTtatggcttttctctttcccccctaGAATGCAAGCATGGTGCAGGGAGGAGCTCTGTTTTTCTATCTATCCCCAACACCTGCTAAGTGCTCGATGAATAAAGGAGTGAACATTTAGCAAAGCCTTTTGGGAGAGGCTGCTAtttgattggttttgttttggggtcacacccagagatactcaggggttcctcctggatcttCACCCTGAAATtacttttgacagtgctcaggggaccatatgggatgtcagggattgaacccgggtcagccacgtgcaaggcaaacgccccacccgctatgaTATCAATCCAGTTCCAAGGTTGCTATTGGAACCTGGCTTCAAAAGAAAtctgagggagaaagaaagagggctcCAGAGGCCATAGCCAGGAGAAAAGGCAGGGGCACTCACAGTCACTCAGGGAGTAGCCCTCAAACCCGTCCAAGTCCTCCTCCTTCAGCAGCTTGGCCAAGTCACAGCGGCTAATCATGTGGGCGTGATGGGTAGCCTCAAGGCAGCTGACTGTGCAGACGAGGAGTGTCCTCACCACTGTCATCGAGGGAAGGAGCAGCCATGGACAGCCTGTGCTTAAGAGTGCCATTGTCTTCCTGCTGGTCTGAGAACCTGCGGGatctggagagagagaagccagcaCACCCagtaattcattcattcagtatTTGCTGGAACCTACTTAACAGGGCTGTCCTGATGAGTAAAGGAAAAAGTAGGTAgtggttggggccagagcgatggtaccgtggggagggtgtttgccttgcatgtggccaacctgggctccatccctggcatcctgaagagtccccagagcccaccagaagtgattcctgagtgtagacacctgaacagcaccaggcatagccccaaaacaaaaatcaaagaataagCGGTCAATTCTTGGTTTCACAGCACTCATGAGCAGGAACCAGGACTCCCTGGGGGGTAGGAAAGGGTACAAGTCTGGATTTTTCATATCAAAAAGTAAGGAAGGGCTTCAACTATGAAATGGGGGTGGAGGCTCAAGAGGCAAATaggcatgttttgcatgtgggaggcccagtttCAACACCTGGTATtgcatggtcccaagcactgaTTTAGGAGTAGTTCCTTagtactatcaggtgtggccccaaaagcaaaacaaacaaacaaacaaaagaattggaGCATGTCAGATGGGCACCCAGAGGCAGCctttgtgtccttttttttttctttttgggtcacacctggcgatgcacaggggttactcttggctctgcagtcaggaattactcctggcagtgctcagggaccatatgggatgctgggaattgaacccgggtctgccgcgtgcaagatatacgccctacccgctatgctattgttccaggccCTGTGTCTAGCTTCTTTACTTCACAGtattttcgggttttttttttgtttttttgtttttggatcacacctggcaatgcacaggggttactcctggctctgcactcaggaattactcctggcggtgctcaggggaccatatgggatgctgggatttgaacccgggtcggccgcgtgcaaggcaaacgccctacccgctatgctatcactccagccccacttcacagtattttcaaggtttatttatgTTAAATCtacattgatattttatttctttttatagttaaatagtattccattctgcCGGTAGATTTCAATTATGAATGAAACTGCTATGAACATTCATGTACTTCTTTATGTAGACAAATAGTATCATTTaagtgtatacatacatatatatatatatatcaagaagtagaattactgggtcatatggttactggactggagcaatagacagCAGGTATTGCTGCCTATTGCTAAAGACTGCCTTGTAtaccgccgacctgggtttgattcctccgtccctttaggagagccaggcaagctaccaagagtatcccgcctgtacggcaaagcctggcaacctacccgtggcgtattcgata
This region includes:
- the LOC101551159 gene encoding lysozyme-like protein 6 — translated: MALLSTGCPWLLLPSMTVVRTLLVCTVSCLEATHHAHMISRCDLAKLLKEEDLDGFEGYSLSDWICLAFVESYFNVSKVNENVDGSYDYGIFQINSHLWCNDYLSHSENICHVECKDLLVPDLLASVNCAKKILSRAGGMRNW